The genomic region GTCGAGCAAACTTTACCATGCTGTTTTCCAAATATATGCCGGTTCCAAGTGATGTATCGCAAAAGATTTTTCAACATGTGAGATAAACGGAGGTAGTCGGAGACTATGGCAAAAGAGAAATTTGAACGGACTAAGCCGCACGTGAACGTCGGTACGATCGGTCACGTGGATCACGGAAAGACGACGTTGACCGCGGCTATGACGATGGTTTTG from Candidatus Zixiibacteriota bacterium harbors:
- a CDS encoding GTP-binding protein, translated to MAKEKFERTKPHVNVGTIGHVDHGKTTLTAAMTMVL